The DNA segment TATGCCTTATTCGGTGGCTTAACGCCAATGTTAACAGGAATATGGTTAGAAAAAACGGCAATGGCAGGTGCATATTATGTTGCGGGCGTATCATTATTAGCGATTGCAGTCGCCTTCTTACCTTTAGCTTATAAAGGTTGGACAGCCGTTAAACCCACAACTCGCGAGAAAGATGTTGCATTACACGTTGATAAAGTGATCGGTTAGGTTTTTATCAATATCACAGGATATTCTACCAGTCCCCTTACGCAATACCGCCCTTATTAAGGGCGGTATTTTTTTGTGATTTGCAGTTTTTCTGAATTTTATTTCTTTAAAGATCAAAGTATTGATAAGGTGTTATTTGCTCTTTACCCTATTCAAAGCGCTGTTTTTTTAATAGGGAAGATTAAAAAAATCCATGAAATATCAAAATAGAAAAATGCTTTACACAAAGCTGAATGAGCTAGAATTCCAAGGTTATATCCCTTATAAAATACAAAGAAAAAAACAACAAAAACGATGGCAATGGAAGCCTTATTCATCAGGCATTCATTATGCGATACCAAATCATCCTCTAGAAATGGGACGCTATAATGATCCAACCGCAAGGACAGGGATTTGCTACACCGCTGATTATGCCGTTATTGCCATAGCTGAATCTTTAGGGCGTCTTTATCAAAATAACAAAACATTTATTCTTGGATTGAGCGACTTAAAAAAAGCACAAATATATACACTCAACACTACACGAAAAACAAAACTCATTGATATGTCAAAATTACAGGGCATACTGCATATCACTGCGGATAAAACTATGGGTAAACGTTATAATTTTACTCAATCCATTGTTGATTGGGCTGCCAATACACCTGAACTTGATTATGATGGTATAACCTATCCTTCAAGACACTATTTGGGAATGTGTACTGCGTTTTGGGCTAGAAAAGAGCGTATTAATCCTTTAGCAGAAATATCACACTGCTCTCTTGATATTTATCATGATGATAAAAAAGAAAATTTTCCTCAGAATTGGCAATATGATGATATTTCAGGTATTGAGATCATTACAGAAACATTAAGATTTGAGATTAATGCGGATGAGTAAACAGCTCGAATTGAGCTGTTTATCAAAAAGAAGTATGTTTGCCAAAAAGTTTAGTTTGATGAATTATTTCCTGCATTTGTTCACTCATACGACCATATTTTTTTAATATTTCGATAATATTCAGATCCTTATCATCATCATCAAAAAAATACATATTGGTTAAAAATGATACTTTTGTTGTTGAACTCAGATCACCCAATAACACCAAAATTTCTTCTAACCCATCAATTAATTTATTACCATCAAACTGAAATACTGGTAATCGGTATTCTCCTCCAACTTTAACCGCTAATAATTTATTGGCTTTCAGACGATTATTAATTGTTTGACGTTTAACATCCAAAATTTCAGCCGCTTGGCTTGTTCGGCAAACTCCACCTAATGCTGTTAGTTGTTCTGAAAATTTAATCGCACCTTCATTTAAGCGAGCAATTTTTTGTTGTTCTCTCGGAGATATTTCACAGGCTCGTTCAAGTTGAGTTTCAAAAATAAGCTTAGCTAACTCATTATCAGTCATCTCTAAAGCATGAGTTAAGCTTTTTTTCTCTGCTAAGGCTTCAACTAGCTCTTTTGTCAAATTAGCTATTCTTTTAAGAACAGCCGTTCTCTCTACTGAGAGTTGTTGTATTGATCTTTTTTGCATTGTGCTGTTCATTAACACCTCCTTTACACTTTATTTATTATATGATGAGTAAAGTGTAAAGAACAAGTATAAATAATAGTCATTTATTTGATTGAAATAGAAGGTATGCAATAAGAATTAAACTTGTTTTTATTCGGAGACAAAAAAGGATGCCTCATGGCATCCTTTATTTTTCTTAAGATTTTATTTTTTAATGGCACAAATTACTGTGTCATTTTGCTTAGCGTAGGTGCAGTGATCAGCATTAAAATTGCGATAACACCCGTTACAATACCGATTTGTAAGAATACGCTACTGTAAATTTCTAATGAAGCGTGAGCACTTTGTACGTCTTCTGGTACTGCCATCAGGCTTGCAACTTTACCTGCAATAATTGCAGCGGCTGCCGAAGTTAAGAACCAAGCACCCATAATAAAGCCCATTAAACGCTGTGGTACAAGTTGAGCAACCATTGC comes from the Proteus appendicitidis genome and includes:
- a CDS encoding RES domain-containing protein, translating into MKYQNRKMLYTKLNELEFQGYIPYKIQRKKQQKRWQWKPYSSGIHYAIPNHPLEMGRYNDPTARTGICYTADYAVIAIAESLGRLYQNNKTFILGLSDLKKAQIYTLNTTRKTKLIDMSKLQGILHITADKTMGKRYNFTQSIVDWAANTPELDYDGITYPSRHYLGMCTAFWARKERINPLAEISHCSLDIYHDDKKENFPQNWQYDDISGIEIITETLRFEINADE
- a CDS encoding helix-turn-helix domain-containing protein; translated protein: MNSTMQKRSIQQLSVERTAVLKRIANLTKELVEALAEKKSLTHALEMTDNELAKLIFETQLERACEISPREQQKIARLNEGAIKFSEQLTALGGVCRTSQAAEILDVKRQTINNRLKANKLLAVKVGGEYRLPVFQFDGNKLIDGLEEILVLLGDLSSTTKVSFLTNMYFFDDDDKDLNIIEILKKYGRMSEQMQEIIHQTKLFGKHTSF